From Pontibacter actiniarum, a single genomic window includes:
- a CDS encoding AraC family transcriptional regulator, with protein sequence MKHAGAEQLPIQDLLNQKALTIMPLETYASELSEVPHSHDAYMIMYVQETKGGDNLIDFQHYPLQAGRVFLLRPGQAHQRQSRQEKGVLVSFSERFLQETGMRAHDTFVIFSSVYQHPYLDLPDKLRQIFEELVSLMIKELQEPQPDMAILSRYLYVLLQYLLRECHVQIEKITPARQSERLFRLSSLVESHYREHRSVNFYADALNITPKHLNSLCRQYLRTTVADMQHERLLVESKRLLFFSSLSVKEIAYELGFDDASYFVRFFKRMTGLTPTQLRNGGSESTMLAAENPAT encoded by the coding sequence ATGAAACACGCAGGCGCTGAGCAGCTCCCCATCCAGGACTTACTAAACCAGAAGGCACTCACCATTATGCCCCTGGAGACATATGCCAGTGAGCTGTCGGAGGTGCCCCATAGCCACGACGCCTACATGATCATGTATGTGCAGGAAACAAAGGGGGGCGATAACCTCATAGATTTCCAGCACTACCCTCTACAGGCTGGCCGGGTGTTTCTCCTGCGGCCAGGGCAGGCGCACCAGCGGCAGTCGCGGCAGGAGAAGGGCGTGCTGGTTTCTTTCTCCGAAAGGTTTCTGCAGGAAACCGGGATGCGGGCGCACGACACCTTCGTTATTTTCAGCTCCGTATACCAGCACCCCTACCTCGACCTGCCGGATAAACTAAGGCAGATCTTCGAAGAGCTGGTAAGCCTTATGATAAAGGAACTGCAGGAGCCACAGCCGGACATGGCCATTCTTTCGCGCTACCTGTACGTGCTGCTGCAGTACCTGCTGCGGGAGTGCCATGTACAGATCGAGAAGATTACGCCGGCGCGGCAAAGTGAGCGCCTGTTCCGCCTCAGCAGCCTGGTAGAGAGCCACTACCGTGAGCACCGCAGCGTTAACTTTTACGCTGACGCCCTCAACATCACACCGAAGCACCTCAACAGCCTCTGCCGGCAGTACCTGCGCACCACCGTGGCCGACATGCAGCACGAGCGCCTGCTGGTGGAGAGCAAGCGCCTCCTGTTTTTCAGCAGCTTGTCTGTTAAAGAAATCGCCTACGAGCTCGGTTTTGACGATGCCTCCTACTTTGTGCGCTTCTTTAAGCGGATGACTGGCCTGACGCCCACACAGCTAAGGAACGGAGGTTCTGAAAGTACCATGCTTGCCGCAGAAAATCCTGCTACCTGA
- a CDS encoding helix-turn-helix domain-containing protein, whose protein sequence is MQKEHLPIYQIQDFNALAQKEQYFYFSSFAAHLQEHLFIREPHKHSFYIILFVTRGTGSHTIDFREYTVRPGSVFFMTPGQVHSWTLSPDADGFVIFFTPDFYAKEYPHRKLFDFPFFNALLNKPLLTLSEDEEAALTVSIRLLEQEYRQQMPMQDTMLSRLLDVLLIKLTRMFLSREAETEIPGSEHALLQNLERLIDRHYKEHAPVGFYTDQLNVTAKHLNAACRRSLGKTTIELVQYRTLLEAKRLLVHADLTISQIAAELGYFDNTYFFRFFKKLTGLTPEQFRAAHK, encoded by the coding sequence ATGCAGAAGGAACACTTGCCCATTTACCAGATCCAGGACTTCAACGCCCTAGCCCAAAAGGAGCAGTACTTCTACTTTAGCTCATTTGCCGCCCACCTGCAGGAGCACCTGTTTATCCGGGAGCCGCACAAGCACAGTTTCTACATCATTCTGTTTGTAACCCGCGGCACAGGCTCCCACACCATCGACTTCAGGGAGTACACTGTCCGGCCAGGCTCCGTCTTCTTCATGACTCCGGGCCAGGTACACAGCTGGACGCTTTCGCCGGATGCCGATGGCTTTGTCATCTTTTTCACCCCGGATTTTTACGCCAAAGAGTACCCCCACCGGAAGCTGTTTGACTTCCCCTTCTTCAACGCACTGCTCAACAAGCCCCTGCTAACCCTTTCCGAGGACGAGGAGGCGGCGCTAACGGTAAGCATCCGGCTGCTGGAGCAAGAGTACCGGCAGCAAATGCCCATGCAGGACACCATGCTCAGCAGGCTGCTAGACGTGCTCCTGATTAAGCTGACGCGCATGTTCCTGTCACGCGAGGCTGAAACAGAAATACCGGGCAGCGAGCACGCGCTTCTGCAAAACCTGGAAAGGCTGATCGACCGGCACTACAAAGAGCACGCGCCTGTGGGGTTTTATACAGATCAGCTAAACGTTACGGCGAAGCACCTGAACGCCGCCTGCAGAAGGTCTTTAGGCAAAACAACCATTGAGCTTGTACAGTACCGCACCCTGCTGGAGGCCAAAAGGCTGCTTGTACACGCCGACCTGACAATCAGCCAGATCGCGGCAGAGCTTGGCTACTTTGACAACACCTACTTCTTCCGTTTCTTCAAGAAACTCACCGGCCTCACGCCGGAGCAGTTCAGGGCTGCCCACAAGTAG